The following DNA comes from Kitasatospora sp. NBC_01287.
CCCGAACGGGCAGCGATAGGCGTAGGGGTAGGGCAGCCGGGTGACCTCGCCGCCGCTGGGCAGCGGTTCCTTCACCGCGACGTTGCCGCTCACCGCGAGCGCGCCCGCCGTCATGCCGTGGTAGCCGCCGGTGAAGGCGAGGGCGCCGCGCCGACCGGTGGCGGTCTGCATCAGCTTGAGCGCGGCCTCCACCGCGTCGGTGCCGGCCGGGCCGCAGAAGTGCACGCGGGCGCGGGCGGCGAACTCGGCGGGCAGGCTCTCCAGCAGCGCGGTGGTGAAGTCGTCCTTCTCGGCGGTGGCCAGGTCGAGCAGGTGCAGCGGGGCCCCGCCGTCCAGGGTGCGGCGGATCGCGGCCAGCACCACCGGGTGATTGTGGCCGAGCGCGAGGGTGCCCGCGCCGGAGAGGCAGTCGAGGTAGCGGCGGCCGTCCGCGCCCTCCACCGTCATGCCGCTGGCGCGCACCGGCACGATCGGGAAGGAGCGGGCATAGGTGCGGGCGGCGGATTCGCGGCCCCGCTGGCGACGCAGGATCGCCTCGCCGGCGGGTGCGGTCGGCGCGGCGGGCGCGGTGGATTCGGCGGTGGTGGTCACGAGGGAACTCCCGCAAGGCTAGCCAAATTTAGGTTAGGCTAACCTTAGTTCAGGATTCATCGGCTCCCTGCCGGACTGTCAACGACACGCCCACCCCCGAGGTCACGGGTAGCCTGCGTGGTTGGACGACCACCGCGCCGAACTCGCCCGCACCCGAGACCTCTTCGCGGCCGGCCTGATCGCCCACCTGCCCGAGCCCGCCGCCAACCTGGCCGAACTGGCCCGGGTCACCCGCCCCGGCGGGCGGCTCGCCCTCTTCCACCCGGTCGGACGGGCCGCCCTGGCCGCCCGCCACGGGCGGCGGCTCACCCCCGACGACCTACGGGCCGAGCCCAACCTCCGCCCGCTGCTAACGGCTTCGGGATGGCGGCTGAGCGGCTACGCGGACCAGGACGACCGCTTCCTGGCACTGGCCGTGCGCGCCGGCTGATCGGCGAACACCGGCTCACCGAGCAGGTCGGCGGCTCAGCCGCCCAGCAGGTCGAGCAGCGGGCCCAGGGCCGCCGGGCGCTGGTCGACCGGCAGGGCGTCGACCAGGTGCAGCGGGCAGCCGAGCGCCGCCGCACCGCCGTCGGCGCGGCGGTCGTCGCCGACCATCAGCACCTCACCGGGAGCCAGGCCGAGCCGGTCGCAGGCGGCCTGGAAGATCGCACGGTCCGGCTTCTGCGCCCCGAACTCGAAGGAGAGCACGTAGTCGTCGACCAGCCCGTCCAGCCTGTGCTCGCGGAAGACCGGGCGCAGATCCCAGCCGATGTTGCTCACCACCACGACCGGCACCCCGCGCCGGCGCAGCTCGTGCAGCGTCGGCTCGGCG
Coding sequences within:
- a CDS encoding HAD family hydrolase; the protein is MIKGIMFDFSSTLFRIETAEQWWGAVAAAAGLTLTAEELAEGARRLTAHGALPGGPAPDAIPQELAEAWEKRDLSPAQHRAAYAGLVRAAGAPMADLADALYDRHMTPRAWRPYPDAEPTLHELRRRGVPVVVVSNIGWDLRPVFREHRLDGLVDDYVLSFEFGAQKPDRAIFQAACDRLGLAPGEVLMVGDDRRADGGAAALGCPLHLVDALPVDQRPAALGPLLDLLGG